A region from the Tsuneonella mangrovi genome encodes:
- a CDS encoding type II toxin-antitoxin system RatA family toxin, giving the protein MPGIREVHLLPYSAEQMFDLVADVGRYGEFLPWVIATRVKSDSETEMVADMLVGFKQLREKFTSRVTKDRPNRIEVQYVDGPMKDLDNLWTFNQLPDGSCEVDFSVDFTFRSTVFEALAGQYFDRAFRRMVAAFEARAHELYGSSSSSAHSVA; this is encoded by the coding sequence ATGCCCGGCATCCGCGAAGTCCACCTGCTGCCCTACAGCGCAGAGCAGATGTTCGACCTTGTTGCCGATGTAGGCCGTTACGGTGAGTTCCTACCCTGGGTCATCGCCACCCGCGTCAAATCCGACAGCGAGACCGAGATGGTCGCAGACATGCTGGTCGGCTTCAAACAGCTGCGTGAAAAGTTCACCTCGCGCGTCACCAAGGACCGGCCCAACCGCATCGAAGTGCAGTACGTTGACGGACCGATGAAGGACCTCGACAACCTCTGGACTTTCAACCAGTTGCCCGACGGCAGCTGCGAGGTCGATTTCTCGGTCGATTTCACCTTCCGCAGCACGGTGTTCGAAGCGCTTGCCGGTCAGTATTTCGACCGCGCTTTTCGCAGGATGGTTGCCGCGTTCGAAGCGCGCGCGCACGAACTCTACGGCAGCAGCAGTTCGAGCGCCCACAGCGTCGCGTGA
- the lipA gene encoding lipoyl synthase, which translates to MNDLATAPRPERQRKPDWIRVKAPTSKGYNETRQLMRDLNLHTVCEEAACPNIGECWTKKHATVMILGDTCTRACRFCNIKTGMPMPVDPLEPEHTATAAAAMGLEHIVITSVDRDDLPDRGAGQFVKVIEALRRETPNTTIEILTPDFRGRMKQSIAEICEAGPDVFNHNLETIPRLYPTIRPGARYYASLRLLEEVKAHNPLIFTKSGIMLGLGETRLEVHQVMDDMRSADIDFITMGQYLQPTPKHAKVEEFVDPKTFSAYGSIAKAKGFLQVAATPLTRSSYHAGDDFAQMKAAREAKLAKQQG; encoded by the coding sequence ATGAACGACCTCGCGACCGCTCCCCGGCCTGAACGCCAACGCAAGCCCGACTGGATCCGCGTCAAGGCACCGACCAGCAAGGGCTACAACGAAACGCGCCAGTTGATGCGTGATCTCAACCTGCACACGGTTTGCGAAGAGGCTGCCTGCCCGAATATCGGCGAATGCTGGACCAAGAAGCACGCCACGGTGATGATCCTGGGCGATACGTGCACCCGCGCGTGCCGGTTCTGCAACATCAAGACCGGGATGCCGATGCCGGTCGATCCGCTCGAGCCGGAGCACACGGCCACAGCCGCCGCGGCGATGGGTCTCGAGCATATCGTCATCACCAGCGTCGATCGCGACGACTTGCCCGATCGCGGGGCAGGTCAATTCGTAAAGGTGATAGAGGCCCTGCGACGCGAGACGCCGAACACCACGATCGAGATCCTCACCCCCGATTTTCGCGGACGGATGAAACAGTCGATCGCGGAGATCTGCGAAGCTGGCCCAGACGTGTTCAACCACAACCTTGAGACGATCCCGCGGCTCTATCCCACGATCCGTCCGGGAGCGCGCTACTACGCGTCGCTCCGCCTGCTCGAAGAGGTGAAAGCGCACAATCCGCTGATCTTCACCAAATCCGGCATCATGCTCGGCCTCGGCGAAACCCGCCTCGAAGTCCACCAGGTGATGGACGACATGCGCAGCGCGGATATCGATTTCATCACCATGGGCCAGTACCTCCAGCCCACGCCCAAGCACGCCAAGGTCGAGGAATTCGTCGATCCAAAGACATTCAGCGCCTACGGTTCGATCGCGAAGGCCAAGGGCTTCCTGCAGGTCGCAGCGACGCCGTTGACCCGTTCGAGCTATCACGCGGGCGATGATTTCGCGCAGATGAAGGCCGCGCGCGAAGCCAAACTGGCCAAGCAGCAGGGCTGA
- a CDS encoding carbonic anhydrase, with protein MNTKPSLELASLIEGYRRFRSTGWTPRRERWAALKEGQEPRVMVIACSDSRVDPAQIFDVDPGEIFVVRNVAAMVPPFETTPGHHGVSAALEFAVQVLKVREIVVMGHGMCGGCKAALSQAMAGAEPGQGGFIADWIELLDDAREEVVHAHGTEGREAEKAMELAGVKVSLANLRTFPWVAELEGQGKLTLRGAFFAISDGVLHILDEETGEFGPVE; from the coding sequence ATGAATACGAAGCCGTCGCTTGAACTCGCCAGCCTGATCGAAGGCTATCGCCGTTTCCGCAGTACGGGATGGACTCCTCGACGCGAACGCTGGGCTGCGTTGAAAGAAGGTCAGGAACCGCGGGTGATGGTGATCGCCTGCTCCGACAGCAGGGTTGATCCCGCACAGATTTTCGATGTCGATCCGGGCGAGATTTTCGTTGTGCGCAACGTTGCGGCGATGGTCCCGCCCTTCGAGACGACCCCCGGCCACCACGGCGTGTCGGCGGCACTCGAGTTCGCGGTCCAGGTTCTGAAGGTGCGCGAGATCGTGGTGATGGGTCACGGGATGTGCGGTGGCTGCAAGGCTGCGCTCAGCCAGGCAATGGCTGGAGCCGAACCGGGACAGGGGGGCTTTATCGCCGACTGGATCGAATTGCTCGACGACGCCCGAGAAGAAGTGGTCCATGCGCACGGCACCGAGGGCCGTGAGGCGGAAAAGGCGATGGAATTGGCGGGCGTGAAGGTCAGTCTCGCAAACCTGCGGACATTCCCATGGGTGGCAGAGCTGGAAGGCCAAGGGAAGCTGACCCTGCGCGGCGCGTTCTTCGCGATTTCGGACGGAGTTCTGCACATCCTCGATGAGGAAACCGGGGAATTCGGCCCGGTCGAATAG
- a CDS encoding NYN domain-containing protein codes for MTDLNQRNIALLIDADNARAEGIDPVLTVLAELGQVNIRRAYGNWRKTSLKGWTDRIHRYGIEPQQQFDLTKGKNATDMKMTIDAMDLLFGGRVQGFGLMSSDSDFMPLAMRIRQDGYPVYGFGRAKTPEGFREACTRFIDVDALIDAEKKNDGKATDAVKADGLSDVLLNLLIDAYNASKRDERGYASLSEVGQRAGNRSSFDTRNYGYARLSDLIETLPNFQTERREGNQLWIKRLR; via the coding sequence ATGACTGATTTAAACCAGCGCAACATTGCCCTGCTGATCGACGCGGATAACGCCCGCGCGGAAGGTATCGATCCCGTCCTGACCGTCCTTGCCGAGCTCGGCCAGGTCAACATCCGCCGCGCCTACGGAAACTGGCGCAAGACATCGCTTAAGGGATGGACCGATCGGATCCACCGCTACGGGATCGAGCCGCAACAGCAGTTCGACCTGACCAAGGGCAAGAACGCCACCGACATGAAGATGACGATCGATGCGATGGACCTGCTGTTCGGCGGCCGGGTCCAGGGCTTCGGCCTGATGAGCAGCGACAGCGATTTCATGCCGCTCGCCATGCGTATCCGGCAAGACGGCTATCCGGTCTACGGCTTTGGCCGGGCCAAGACACCCGAAGGGTTCCGCGAAGCGTGCACCCGCTTTATCGATGTCGATGCGTTGATCGATGCCGAGAAAAAGAACGACGGCAAGGCCACCGACGCGGTCAAGGCTGATGGGTTGAGCGACGTCCTGCTCAACTTGCTGATCGATGCATACAATGCCAGCAAACGCGACGAGCGAGGATATGCAAGCTTGTCTGAAGTCGGGCAGCGCGCGGGCAATCGCTCGAGTTTCGATACCCGAAACTACGGCTATGCGCGGCTCAGCGATCTGATCGAGACCTTGCCCAACTTCCAGACCGAGCGACGCGAAGGCAACCAGTTATGGATCAAGCGGCTACGCTGA